CGTGCGCACAGCCAGCGGTGGACCGTCGACTAGCGGGCCGTGGTTCGCCTGCGCCGCGGCGCACCGGACTTGCGGTTTCCACCCTCCGCAGGCACGTATCCCAACCGCAGCAGCCCAATTGCGTGTTCTGCGATCTCATCTGCGGATATCTTTTCCTTGGGTCGATACCACCGCGATACCCAAAGGATCATCCCGAGGATCAATCGTGTGGTGATGACCAGATCGCCTTTTTCGATGTTGCCGGCCTCCATATTGGCGGCAACCACCGAAACCCACAGCTTTTCGAATTGCCGGCTCCATTTGTGCCAACGCTGGACGACATCGTTGGGCAGGTCGCCACCATCGAAGAAAACGGGCATGTAGCTGCGCATTTGCACCGCGGCTTCGGACTGTAGCCGAACCACTTCTCTGAGCCGCTCCGCGGGATCGGCAATATCGCGGATCGCGGCTTCGACTCGCTCGGTGATCTCGCGGGTACTACGTTCGAAGAGTATGCCGAGGAGATCCTGCTTGGTCGGGACCGTTCGATACAGCGTCGCGCGTGAGACCGACAATTTCTCGGCGGTGTCGACGATCGAAACCGCCTCGTACCCGCCCGCGTGGAATAGCTCCGCCACCGCGTCGGCGACTGCGTCCCGGTCGATGGTCAGGCGCGGCCGGCCTCGCGGGCGGCCACTGGTCCTACCGTTCACATTTTTCGGCACTGAGCTCCCTTACAGTTGTGCCTAGTTTAGAGGCTACATGTCGCACAATGTGAAAAGTCGAGCTCGCGGCGAGCATCAGGCGAAGACGAACATGCCTGTCAGCAGCCCTAGCAGCCCCAGACAGTAACCCTCAAAAAGGCCGCGCAGTGCGCGCGGAGCCATCTTCAGCTCCATGAAGTACAAGCCCACCAGGCGGACCTTGAAGATCGCGACAGCGAAGATCGCCAGGCTTGCCGGTAGATGATGACCCTCGCCGAATCCGTGGTCGGTGCCCAATGCCCACGACAGGACAGTCAGCGCGCACAGCAGAAACCAGATAAGCGAGGCGTTGGTCCGTACCACCGATCTCACGTTCACCTCACCAGGAAGATCAAAGGAAAAATGACAATCCACAGCAAATCGACCATGTGCCAGAAGCACGCGCCACCTTCGAAGAAGGCCATATGAGTTTTGGTCGGCTCCGGTTT
The DNA window shown above is from Mycobacterium sp. Aquia_216 and carries:
- a CDS encoding TetR/AcrR family transcriptional regulator; translation: MPKNVNGRTSGRPRGRPRLTIDRDAVADAVAELFHAGGYEAVSIVDTAEKLSVSRATLYRTVPTKQDLLGILFERSTREITERVEAAIRDIADPAERLREVVRLQSEAAVQMRSYMPVFFDGGDLPNDVVQRWHKWSRQFEKLWVSVVAANMEAGNIEKGDLVITTRLILGMILWVSRWYRPKEKISADEIAEHAIGLLRLGYVPAEGGNRKSGAPRRRRTTAR
- a CDS encoding cytochrome C oxidase subunit IV family protein translates to MVRTNASLIWFLLCALTVLSWALGTDHGFGEGHHLPASLAIFAVAIFKVRLVGLYFMELKMAPRALRGLFEGYCLGLLGLLTGMFVFA